A single window of uncultured Pseudodesulfovibrio sp. DNA harbors:
- a CDS encoding TRAP transporter large permease, with protein MDPTTAGIIGIIVMVFLFMTRMPVAFVMMLVGFIGFSLLTSWKGGLNLMSRNVYDAFASYELSTIPLFILMGQIAFNCGISKRLYDTAYRFLGNTRGGLAMATVSACTAFGAVCGSSPATAATMSTVGIPEMKRYGYANSLATASVASGGGLGMIMPPSVVLIIYGVLTEQSIGALFVSGILPAILLTALFVVGIYLQCKINPDLGPKGTPFTWSEKFKSLLNLIDTLLIFALVIGGLFWGLFTPTEAASIGVIGVLALAVVKRQLSWKAFVNSLNETLRTSCMVLVLIAGAVVFGKFLAVTRIPFDIANWVSAFDMPPFAIMGAIILIYFIGGCFMDSLALIMLTIPVFFPVVTEMGYDPIWFGIIIVLVTEMGVITPPVGINVYVVYGMCQKIAPSVTLEEIFKGILPFMAAIILGIALLFIFPQIILFLPGLMY; from the coding sequence ATGGATCCGACCACTGCCGGAATCATCGGCATCATCGTCATGGTTTTCCTGTTCATGACCCGTATGCCCGTCGCATTTGTCATGATGCTCGTGGGCTTTATCGGATTTTCGCTCCTCACCTCGTGGAAGGGTGGCCTGAATCTCATGAGCCGCAACGTGTACGACGCATTTGCTTCCTATGAACTCTCGACTATCCCGCTCTTCATCCTCATGGGCCAAATAGCCTTTAACTGCGGTATTTCGAAACGACTGTACGACACCGCATACAGATTCCTCGGCAACACTCGTGGCGGTCTCGCCATGGCCACGGTCTCGGCCTGCACTGCATTCGGAGCGGTCTGCGGTTCAAGTCCGGCCACAGCTGCCACCATGTCCACCGTGGGCATCCCCGAAATGAAACGCTATGGGTATGCCAACTCCTTGGCGACCGCATCCGTAGCGTCCGGTGGAGGACTGGGCATGATTATGCCGCCTTCTGTCGTTCTTATCATCTATGGAGTCCTGACCGAACAATCCATCGGCGCACTGTTTGTATCCGGCATTTTACCGGCCATCCTGCTTACCGCACTGTTTGTGGTCGGCATTTACCTTCAGTGTAAGATCAACCCGGACCTCGGCCCCAAAGGTACCCCCTTCACTTGGAGCGAAAAGTTCAAATCGCTTCTCAATCTTATTGATACCCTGCTCATCTTCGCGCTGGTTATCGGCGGGTTGTTCTGGGGGCTTTTCACGCCCACCGAGGCCGCATCCATCGGAGTTATCGGCGTACTCGCGCTGGCTGTCGTCAAACGTCAGCTTTCATGGAAGGCGTTTGTCAATTCGCTCAACGAGACACTACGGACCTCCTGCATGGTATTGGTCCTCATCGCGGGGGCTGTCGTATTCGGCAAATTCCTTGCCGTGACCCGCATCCCGTTTGACATTGCCAACTGGGTGTCTGCATTCGACATGCCGCCGTTCGCCATTATGGGAGCGATCATTCTGATTTACTTCATCGGTGGGTGTTTCATGGACTCACTCGCGTTGATCATGCTAACCATCCCGGTGTTTTTCCCGGTGGTCACTGAAATGGGATATGACCCTATCTGGTTCGGCATCATTATAGTGCTTGTCACCGAGATGGGAGTTATCACGCCGCCTGTAGGGATTAATGTGTATGTCGTGTATGGGATGTGTCAGAAAATCGCGCCATCCGTCACACTGGAAGAAATATTCAAAGGGATTCTCCCTTTCATGGCGGCTATTATTCTCGGCATCGCCTTGTTGTTCATCTTCCCGCAGATTATTCTCTTCCTGCCGGGGTTGATGTATTAA
- a CDS encoding type II secretion system F family protein, giving the protein MQLTLIISGVAVLIIFLLVMGVSSLMQSGADKADQKIKSRLKALALTDANAENIDLVLREAAMSEVPWFNRLLEKMRWASSLENLIYQADAKGTAGIYLLVCALLAVIGVYAGSFSGRWLVSIVAGSLLGYFPIMRLKGMKRKRMNRFQKQLPEALDLMARALKAGHTFGGGMRMVADEFDAPIGPEFGQTLDEINYGMDVDRALLSLQSRVDCTDLKFFIVSVNIQRETGGNLAEIIAKIAELVRERFALFGKIKVLSAEGRVSAYILTSLPFLLTGILFLINPDYVSLLWKRELGQNMVWTASISVVMGILVIRKIIKIKV; this is encoded by the coding sequence ATGCAGTTGACTCTTATCATTAGCGGCGTGGCCGTACTTATTATTTTTTTGCTTGTCATGGGTGTAAGTTCTCTCATGCAATCGGGGGCGGACAAGGCTGATCAGAAGATTAAGAGCCGACTCAAAGCTCTGGCCCTGACCGATGCGAATGCAGAAAATATTGATCTGGTCCTTCGTGAAGCGGCCATGAGTGAGGTTCCCTGGTTTAATCGTTTGCTCGAAAAGATGCGTTGGGCGTCCAGCCTCGAAAATCTCATTTATCAGGCGGACGCAAAGGGAACGGCTGGTATTTATTTGTTGGTTTGCGCCTTGCTCGCTGTGATCGGGGTCTATGCCGGCAGTTTCTCCGGTAGATGGTTGGTCAGCATTGTAGCTGGTTCTTTGCTTGGATATTTCCCGATCATGCGGCTGAAGGGCATGAAGAGAAAACGCATGAATCGTTTTCAGAAGCAACTGCCAGAAGCCCTTGATCTCATGGCCCGTGCGCTCAAGGCTGGACATACTTTTGGCGGTGGCATGCGCATGGTCGCGGATGAATTCGATGCGCCCATCGGTCCCGAGTTCGGTCAGACTTTGGACGAGATTAACTACGGCATGGACGTGGACAGAGCTTTGCTCAGTCTTCAGAGTCGGGTGGACTGCACTGATCTCAAGTTTTTCATTGTTTCCGTGAATATCCAGCGTGAAACCGGTGGAAATCTCGCCGAAATCATAGCCAAGATCGCGGAACTGGTGCGGGAGCGATTTGCCTTGTTCGGCAAGATTAAGGTGCTTTCCGCTGAAGGACGAGTGTCTGCATATATTCTGACTTCGTTGCCTTTCCTTCTGACTGGTATTCTGTTTCTGATCAATCCCGATTACGTCAGTCTTTTGTGGAAGCGTGAACTCGGTCAAAACATGGTTTGGACCGCATCTATTTCCGTTGTCATGGGTATCCTTGTTATCCGCAAGATTATTAAGATCAAGGTCTAG
- a CDS encoding response regulator: MATENTTRFRVLAVDHDESMLTLYRDVLCYESEEPSALEALFNDDAQLPSREEIDAEAIKPVFEVVQASTPREGLTAMMHAQERGKPFTIALIDIQLSTEEDCLAGLDLAAHIRAMDSNLEIVLLSAKHHIPLKEINRRVPPPEKLLFVQKPFRSPELKQIAMSLCSKWDVENRLRDLNETLAVKVEARTSELNAANRRLRLDISKRAAVLRQLQASEKRYRLLFEKDITGNFAADSDGLILDCNVAFADLFDFISPQDAHGVNIFNVWERMGASESLRDLLAGLGRLSNHEVVFRHGVLRRHLLVSCDTVLDAEGNTQEYRGYIFDISEPKRLEEQLRQSQKMEALGTLAGGIAHDFNNILGVILGYAEIIESSAEPESGLDRRIKEVSRAGRRARDLVTQILNFSRQGPQERHAMMLAPLIKEALKLLRSSVPTNVEIISRMETAQDNVMADPTQIHQIMLNLCGNAAFAMQGTGGTLTVTMADVSSADEVVPPEDLGKPERFLRLTVADTGPGIDPAVIDRVFDPFFTTKKQGEGTGMGLAMVHGIVKRHDGYLELENRPGHGATFHVFLPKNSEIGRTDVDAPVDLVFREGRILFVDDEKPLVDIGREMLESCGFEVVTRTSSIEALEAFKYKANDFDLVITDQTMPNMTGMEFAREVLKLRPNIPIILCTGFSDAVSYDRLRDVGIGDFIMKPILKHDLMAAISRLLAKE, from the coding sequence TTGGCAACAGAGAATACCACCCGTTTTCGCGTTCTCGCTGTGGATCATGACGAATCCATGCTCACGCTCTATCGTGATGTTCTTTGCTATGAGAGCGAGGAACCTTCGGCGTTGGAAGCTTTGTTCAATGATGATGCACAACTTCCATCACGCGAAGAGATAGATGCGGAAGCGATCAAACCCGTATTTGAAGTCGTGCAGGCTTCTACGCCAAGAGAAGGGCTGACCGCTATGATGCATGCTCAGGAGCGGGGAAAGCCTTTTACTATTGCCCTCATCGACATTCAGTTATCAACAGAGGAAGATTGTTTGGCAGGTCTGGACCTGGCTGCACATATTCGTGCCATGGATTCCAATTTGGAGATAGTCCTGCTGTCGGCCAAGCATCATATCCCTTTGAAAGAAATTAATCGGCGCGTCCCTCCGCCAGAAAAATTGCTTTTTGTTCAAAAACCTTTCCGTTCACCGGAACTCAAGCAGATTGCCATGTCTCTTTGTTCCAAGTGGGATGTGGAAAATCGGTTGCGTGATCTGAATGAGACATTGGCTGTCAAAGTTGAGGCCCGGACCTCGGAATTGAATGCGGCCAACCGTCGATTGAGATTGGATATTTCCAAACGCGCTGCCGTGCTCAGGCAATTGCAAGCCAGTGAAAAGAGATACCGGCTGCTGTTTGAGAAAGATATTACCGGTAACTTTGCAGCAGATAGTGATGGTTTGATTCTTGATTGCAATGTTGCATTTGCAGACCTCTTTGATTTCATTTCACCACAGGATGCGCATGGCGTAAATATTTTCAACGTGTGGGAGCGCATGGGGGCTTCTGAATCCTTACGTGATCTTCTTGCCGGACTTGGAAGGCTCTCCAATCATGAAGTTGTTTTTCGTCACGGTGTTTTGCGAAGACATCTTCTTGTGAGTTGCGATACGGTTTTGGATGCCGAGGGAAATACTCAAGAGTATCGAGGGTATATATTTGATATATCCGAGCCGAAACGACTGGAAGAACAGCTCCGTCAATCGCAGAAGATGGAAGCTCTTGGGACGCTGGCTGGTGGTATTGCACACGATTTTAATAATATCCTTGGCGTTATTCTTGGTTACGCGGAGATTATTGAATCGAGTGCCGAGCCGGAGTCTGGTTTGGATAGGCGTATCAAGGAAGTTTCTCGTGCAGGCAGGCGCGCGCGAGACCTTGTTACTCAGATTCTTAATTTTTCTCGTCAAGGTCCGCAGGAGCGTCACGCCATGATGCTTGCGCCGCTTATCAAGGAAGCCCTCAAGCTTCTTCGTTCCTCGGTCCCTACCAATGTTGAGATTATTTCTCGTATGGAGACTGCTCAGGATAATGTTATGGCGGACCCGACGCAGATACATCAGATTATGCTTAATCTGTGCGGTAATGCTGCTTTTGCCATGCAAGGGACTGGTGGGACGTTGACCGTTACCATGGCAGATGTTTCAAGCGCAGATGAAGTCGTGCCGCCGGAAGATTTGGGTAAACCGGAGCGTTTTTTACGATTGACTGTGGCTGATACCGGGCCTGGGATTGATCCGGCTGTGATTGATCGGGTCTTTGATCCTTTCTTTACTACCAAAAAGCAGGGCGAAGGGACTGGAATGGGGTTGGCCATGGTGCATGGCATTGTTAAACGACATGATGGATACCTTGAATTGGAAAATAGGCCGGGCCATGGTGCCACTTTTCATGTTTTTCTGCCTAAGAATTCCGAAATTGGTCGCACGGACGTTGATGCTCCTGTTGATCTCGTGTTTCGTGAGGGGCGTATTTTGTTTGTGGATGACGAGAAGCCGCTTGTCGATATCGGGCGGGAGATGCTTGAGTCTTGTGGTTTTGAAGTTGTTACTCGTACATCGAGTATTGAGGCTTTGGAGGCCTTTAAGTATAAAGCAAACGACTTTGATTTAGTGATAACCGATCAAACCATGCCGAATATGACAGGTATGGAGTTTGCTCGGGAAGTACTTAAGTTGCGGCCGAATATTCCTATTATTTTGTGTACAGGTTTTTCAGATGCTGTTTCGTATGATCGGTTGCGGGATGTGGGGATTGGGGATTTCATTATGAAGCCGATATTGAAGCATGACCTTATGGCGGCTATTAGTCGTTTGTTGGCGAAAGAATAA
- a CDS encoding CpaF family protein, with translation MNLADRLNRNAAKRGSVAVDKGKAHGKAVSSSISKTEAQEHYFDIKTRIHDRLIDMIDLSLLDSLSEMEMRSEIAKVTEGLLWEEFQNAPLNLAERKRMLAEIQDEVIGLGPLEPFVQDPTVNDILVNGYKQIYVERSGKLELTPARFKDDDHLRKIIDRIVSLVGRRIDESQPLCDARLLDGSRVNAVIPPLAIDGPSLSIRKFSKDPLEVADLIGFNSLTPQMAQLMEGIVKTQLNVLISGGTGSGKTTLLNCLSRNVPEDERVVTIEDAAELQLKQAHVVRLETRPANIEGKGEITMRDLVKNCLRMRPDRIIVGEVRSSEALDMLQAMNTGHDGSLTTIHANTPRDALMRLETMISMAGLSLSPISMKRYISSAIDVIIQATRLVDGTRKVISIQEVTGMEGEMITMQEIFAYDQTGVSKDGKVEGRFTARGIRPKFADKLERMGFSFPTDMFHVAPKPMRKE, from the coding sequence ATGAACCTCGCAGATCGATTGAATAGAAATGCCGCCAAGCGTGGCTCTGTTGCCGTAGATAAGGGTAAGGCTCACGGTAAGGCTGTCTCTTCGTCTATTTCCAAGACTGAGGCGCAGGAACATTACTTTGATATCAAGACTCGCATTCATGATCGTCTTATAGACATGATCGATCTTTCGTTGTTGGATTCCCTGAGCGAAATGGAAATGCGGTCGGAAATCGCCAAGGTTACCGAAGGGCTGCTTTGGGAAGAATTTCAGAATGCGCCGTTGAATCTGGCTGAACGCAAGCGGATGCTGGCCGAAATCCAGGATGAGGTCATTGGCCTCGGTCCTCTGGAGCCTTTTGTTCAGGATCCTACGGTTAACGATATTTTGGTCAACGGCTACAAGCAGATTTATGTTGAGCGTTCGGGTAAGTTGGAATTGACCCCAGCTCGTTTCAAGGATGACGATCATTTGCGCAAGATTATTGACCGAATCGTGTCCTTGGTGGGACGTCGTATTGATGAGTCCCAACCTTTGTGTGACGCCCGTTTGCTGGATGGTTCCCGTGTTAATGCTGTTATCCCGCCGCTGGCTATTGATGGTCCTTCTCTGTCCATTCGTAAGTTTTCCAAGGACCCGCTGGAAGTTGCTGACCTGATTGGATTCAATTCCCTGACTCCGCAGATGGCCCAGTTGATGGAAGGTATTGTCAAAACTCAACTCAACGTACTTATTTCCGGAGGTACCGGTTCCGGTAAAACTACATTGCTTAACTGCCTGTCGCGCAACGTTCCCGAGGATGAACGAGTTGTTACCATTGAAGATGCGGCCGAATTGCAACTGAAGCAGGCGCACGTGGTCCGGTTGGAGACCCGGCCGGCCAATATCGAAGGCAAAGGTGAAATCACCATGCGTGATTTGGTCAAGAACTGTCTGCGCATGCGCCCTGATCGCATCATCGTTGGTGAGGTTCGTTCCTCAGAGGCTTTGGATATGCTCCAAGCCATGAACACCGGTCATGATGGCTCCCTGACGACTATTCACGCCAATACGCCGCGTGACGCCCTGATGCGTCTGGAAACCATGATTTCCATGGCCGGATTGAGTCTTTCTCCCATATCAATGAAGCGGTATATTTCTTCGGCCATCGACGTCATCATTCAGGCAACTCGTTTGGTGGACGGTACCAGAAAGGTCATCTCCATTCAGGAGGTCACAGGCATGGAGGGTGAGATGATCACCATGCAGGAAATTTTCGCCTATGATCAGACCGGCGTCAGCAAGGATGGCAAGGTGGAAGGGCGTTTTACGGCTCGCGGTATTCGTCCCAAGTTTGCGGACAAATTGGAGCGTATGGGATTTTCTTTCCCCACGGATATGTTCCATGTGGCTCCCAAGCCCATGAGGAAGGAGTAA
- a CDS encoding tetratricopeptide repeat protein, with protein MYKITIITMTLIAGLIFSGCAVKSQDDMTFDELAYGEESSVKLTSEQHEQVGDGYIRRAKPEMALMHYNKAIELDENNLDVRVKRGHMLVTEGLDEQALAEFNNVLERNSDHAIANEAAGGVYFRAGLFDEAQTYLEKAVKLNPMLWKAHNYLGILMDRDAEYDMAAKYFARALELHQGNGTDEIYNNLGVVHIARKQYGQAIESFRLALKSGGVSVRTYNNLGLALTRLGRLDEALESFKYAGGEAKAYNNLGYVLLTDNEPGKAVPYFEMALELSPTYYVKAADNLKRARLAARFQKNGTKTQLSGSTPNPLLRQSFPDTKQLPGGPAASPASAGSPLPSVDIQKVSLEETSAGVNDIRSASYGLHVSSWRDDTSAFEHCATLRKQGFDTWINQVDLGEKGIWYRVLVGNFASINDAKNERSDVLAILSLERAPVFERITPKPDGSHL; from the coding sequence ATGTATAAGATTACTATCATTACCATGACACTCATTGCCGGATTGATTTTTTCCGGTTGCGCGGTCAAGTCTCAAGACGACATGACTTTTGATGAACTGGCTTACGGCGAGGAAAGTTCAGTCAAGTTGACCAGCGAACAACATGAGCAGGTGGGAGATGGATATATCCGTCGTGCCAAGCCGGAAATGGCACTCATGCATTACAACAAGGCTATCGAATTGGACGAAAACAATCTCGACGTCCGCGTGAAGCGAGGCCACATGTTGGTGACGGAAGGATTGGATGAGCAGGCTTTGGCCGAGTTTAACAACGTATTGGAACGAAACAGCGACCATGCCATTGCTAATGAGGCTGCTGGCGGTGTCTACTTCCGTGCTGGGTTGTTTGACGAAGCTCAGACCTATCTGGAAAAAGCCGTGAAACTTAATCCCATGCTTTGGAAGGCGCATAACTATCTGGGCATTCTCATGGATCGGGATGCAGAGTATGACATGGCTGCCAAATATTTTGCCCGCGCTCTTGAACTGCACCAGGGCAATGGGACCGATGAAATTTACAACAATCTTGGTGTGGTTCATATCGCTCGCAAACAGTATGGGCAGGCAATCGAGTCTTTCCGTCTGGCCTTGAAGTCCGGTGGTGTCTCTGTGCGTACTTACAATAATCTCGGGTTGGCATTGACCCGCCTCGGGCGACTGGATGAAGCTTTGGAATCCTTCAAGTATGCAGGTGGAGAGGCCAAGGCTTACAATAATCTTGGGTATGTCCTTTTGACCGATAATGAGCCGGGTAAGGCCGTTCCCTATTTTGAGATGGCTCTTGAGCTTTCTCCAACATATTACGTCAAGGCTGCCGACAACCTGAAGCGTGCCCGCCTCGCGGCTCGTTTTCAGAAGAATGGCACCAAGACACAATTAAGCGGTTCCACCCCGAACCCGCTGCTTCGTCAGTCTTTCCCCGACACGAAGCAGCTCCCCGGCGGGCCTGCGGCATCTCCCGCGTCCGCAGGCTCGCCACTTCCTTCCGTTGATATCCAGAAGGTATCACTGGAGGAGACGAGTGCCGGGGTCAACGATATACGAAGTGCGTCATATGGTTTGCATGTCAGTTCCTGGCGTGATGACACCAGTGCTTTTGAACACTGTGCGACGTTGCGCAAGCAAGGATTCGACACTTGGATCAACCAGGTGGACCTCGGTGAAAAGGGCATATGGTATCGTGTTTTGGTGGGTAATTTCGCTTCCATCAACGATGCCAAAAATGAACGGTCTGACGTTCTCGCCATCTTGAGCCTTGAAAGAGCTCCTGTGTTTGAAAGAATTACCCCCAAGCCGGATGGGTCGCATTTGTAA
- a CDS encoding type II secretion system F family protein, which translates to MSEAQLIPLFAAGLAFVSVLLGGYGLIGYLSGANDTAKLKERVSGNSVKRSEALTAPLTSILGNLVNFFGRLGSKIGPTEVEDIDKNRMRLIQAGMRAPDSYKIFQGIKGCLALGLAGGFLFFRFLLSPDMSVVATAFFTVLLATIGVYGPEYWLTKKIARRKLTVSDELPDALDLLVVCVESGMGLDQAIDRVCHELRRSGPIISSEFKLLTLELRAGKARTEALRSLAERVGMDDLNSLTSLLIQADAFGISVGRTLRVYSDAMRVKRSQRAEEKAAKMPVLLLLPLIAFILPALFVTILGPAVIMSMDMFSAMNH; encoded by the coding sequence ATGAGTGAAGCACAATTGATTCCTCTGTTCGCGGCAGGCCTTGCCTTTGTTTCTGTCCTCCTGGGCGGTTACGGTCTTATCGGTTATTTGAGTGGAGCTAATGATACGGCTAAACTCAAGGAACGGGTTTCCGGGAATTCGGTCAAGCGATCTGAAGCATTGACTGCACCTTTGACCTCTATACTGGGTAATCTTGTGAACTTCTTTGGTCGTTTGGGTTCCAAGATTGGACCGACCGAAGTCGAAGATATTGACAAGAATCGTATGCGGCTGATTCAGGCCGGGATGCGTGCGCCTGATTCCTATAAGATATTTCAGGGCATCAAGGGATGTTTGGCTCTTGGTTTGGCTGGCGGATTTTTGTTCTTCCGCTTCCTTTTGTCGCCGGACATGAGCGTTGTTGCAACGGCCTTTTTCACCGTTTTGTTGGCGACTATCGGGGTCTATGGGCCTGAATATTGGCTGACCAAGAAGATTGCTCGGCGCAAGCTGACAGTGTCCGACGAATTGCCAGATGCTCTGGATCTTCTCGTGGTTTGTGTTGAATCCGGTATGGGCCTTGATCAGGCCATTGACCGGGTCTGTCATGAACTCAGACGTTCAGGTCCGATCATTAGTTCCGAATTCAAACTCCTGACATTGGAACTTCGTGCAGGTAAGGCTCGCACCGAGGCGCTTCGCTCTTTGGCTGAACGAGTCGGCATGGATGATCTGAACAGTTTGACTTCATTGCTTATTCAGGCGGACGCTTTCGGTATCAGCGTTGGCCGTACCCTGCGGGTCTACTCGGACGCCATGCGCGTCAAGCGCTCTCAACGCGCCGAGGAAAAGGCCGCCAAGATGCCGGTGCTGCTGCTTCTTCCCTTGATTGCGTTCATCCTTCCCGCTTTGTTCGTGACGATCCTCGGACCTGCGGTAATTATGAGCATGGATATGTTCTCAGCGATGAACCATTAG
- a CDS encoding TRAP transporter small permease → MEEARGPLGLTEKIMRTIAAICLAGMAVMTGTDVFLRGAFNTPIFGCEEIVSILGVIAVGFALPYTHYQKSHIGVEILIRRFSKKVRDRVKFITTLATLALVSIITWRMFLYAGTLAESGEVSMNLELPEYYVVYVLSFGFFIYALCLAVDILNFFKKSEG, encoded by the coding sequence ATGGAAGAAGCACGAGGGCCGCTCGGCCTGACAGAAAAGATCATGCGAACCATTGCCGCGATCTGTCTGGCAGGTATGGCCGTCATGACAGGAACTGATGTGTTCCTGCGCGGCGCATTCAACACCCCGATTTTCGGGTGTGAGGAAATTGTCTCCATACTCGGCGTCATTGCCGTGGGATTCGCCCTGCCATATACGCACTATCAAAAAAGCCACATCGGAGTCGAAATCCTGATTCGTCGCTTCTCCAAAAAGGTACGTGATCGCGTCAAGTTCATCACCACTCTCGCCACATTGGCCTTGGTGTCCATCATTACTTGGCGCATGTTCCTGTACGCCGGGACTCTTGCCGAATCAGGCGAAGTTTCCATGAATCTCGAATTGCCTGAATACTACGTGGTCTACGTCCTGTCCTTCGGCTTCTTTATCTACGCGCTCTGTCTTGCCGTGGACATTCTCAATTTCTTCAAGAAGAGCGAGGGATAA
- a CDS encoding TRAP transporter substrate-binding protein — MKKLLTLTALFLLTFGLASMACAETVRLSYSNFFPPTHIQSKLAEQWCKEVETRTNGAVVIDYYPGGTLSKAKQCYDGTVEGISDIGMSVLAYSRGRFPVMAAVDLPLGYETGTQATAIANAVYTQFTPREFRDVQPMYFHAHGPGLLFTTEKTVATLDDIKGEKIRSTGNSAKLVKALGGSPVAQPMPTAYQSLQKGVVDGSMNPIESNKGWKLAEVVKHCTVSIPVAYTTTFFVVMNKDKWSELDPATQKTIQEINAEWSVKHGQAWDDADAAGKAFFTEKGGVFTELDTAEAAKWVAAAKPVIDGYIDSKQGKKVHGDAVVEFIQTEMTKSP; from the coding sequence ATGAAAAAACTGCTGACGCTGACCGCCCTCTTTCTGTTGACTTTCGGGCTGGCATCCATGGCCTGCGCCGAAACCGTCCGGTTGAGCTACTCCAACTTCTTCCCGCCCACCCATATCCAGTCCAAGCTGGCCGAACAGTGGTGCAAGGAAGTTGAAACCCGTACCAACGGCGCGGTCGTCATCGACTACTACCCCGGCGGCACTCTCTCCAAGGCCAAGCAGTGTTACGACGGCACTGTTGAGGGTATCTCCGACATCGGTATGTCCGTACTTGCATACTCCCGCGGCCGCTTCCCGGTCATGGCTGCCGTGGACCTGCCGCTCGGTTACGAGACCGGCACTCAGGCCACGGCTATCGCCAACGCAGTATACACTCAGTTCACTCCCCGAGAATTCCGCGATGTACAGCCCATGTATTTCCATGCCCATGGTCCGGGTCTGCTCTTTACTACTGAAAAAACCGTTGCCACTCTGGATGACATCAAGGGTGAAAAAATCCGCTCCACGGGCAACTCTGCCAAATTGGTCAAAGCCCTTGGCGGCAGCCCCGTAGCGCAGCCCATGCCCACGGCATACCAATCCCTGCAAAAAGGCGTTGTCGATGGATCCATGAACCCCATAGAATCCAATAAGGGCTGGAAGCTAGCCGAAGTGGTCAAACATTGCACTGTGTCCATTCCTGTTGCCTACACCACCACGTTCTTCGTGGTCATGAACAAGGACAAATGGTCCGAACTCGATCCTGCAACCCAAAAAACCATTCAGGAAATCAATGCAGAATGGTCTGTCAAACACGGTCAGGCGTGGGATGACGCCGATGCCGCAGGCAAGGCGTTCTTCACGGAAAAAGGTGGTGTGTTCACAGAACTCGACACCGCAGAAGCTGCCAAATGGGTCGCGGCAGCCAAACCTGTCATCGACGGCTATATCGACTCCAAGCAAGGCAAAAAAGTCCATGGCGATGCCGTGGTCGAATTCATCCAGACCGAAATGACAAAAAGTCCATAG
- a CDS encoding TRAP transporter substrate-binding protein, with translation MKKLLTTFMAVAVLCVALPTIGQAETKLTYSNFFPTTNHQSKLAEAWCQEVGKRTDGKVVVEYYPGGTLTKAKQCYDGVVEGMSDVGLSCLAYSRGRFPVMAAVDLPLGYTSAAQATTTANAVYKEFKPAELSDVEVMYFNGHGPGLLFTVQKPVKTLADIKGEKIRATGNSAKLVKALGGTPVAKPMPENYQLLQKGVVDGSMHPIESNKSFKLGEVCKYGTDSFSVAYTTVFFIVMNKDKWAAIDANSQQVIREINEEWAIKHAAAWDEADAAGRQFFMDQGGEIMELSAEESEAWIVAAKPVLDGYVTETTEKGLDGKAILEFTQSTLK, from the coding sequence ATGAAAAAACTGCTGACAACATTCATGGCCGTAGCTGTGCTGTGCGTTGCCCTGCCGACCATAGGTCAAGCCGAAACCAAGCTGACCTACTCCAATTTCTTCCCGACCACCAACCACCAGTCCAAGCTGGCTGAAGCGTGGTGTCAGGAAGTGGGAAAAAGAACCGACGGCAAAGTGGTTGTCGAGTACTACCCCGGCGGCACCCTGACCAAGGCCAAACAGTGTTATGACGGCGTTGTGGAAGGCATGTCCGATGTTGGGTTATCCTGTCTCGCATACTCACGCGGTCGCTTCCCGGTCATGGCAGCCGTTGATCTTCCTCTGGGTTACACCTCCGCAGCGCAAGCCACGACAACGGCCAATGCTGTCTATAAAGAATTCAAGCCAGCCGAACTCAGTGACGTGGAAGTCATGTACTTCAACGGACACGGTCCCGGCCTGTTGTTCACAGTTCAAAAACCAGTCAAAACACTGGCCGACATCAAAGGCGAAAAAATTCGTGCCACCGGCAACTCCGCCAAGTTAGTCAAAGCGTTGGGCGGCACTCCTGTAGCCAAGCCCATGCCCGAAAACTACCAACTCCTGCAAAAAGGCGTTGTTGACGGAAGCATGCATCCCATTGAGTCCAACAAATCCTTCAAGCTCGGCGAAGTCTGCAAGTACGGCACTGATTCATTTAGCGTTGCCTACACCACGGTATTTTTCATTGTCATGAACAAGGACAAATGGGCAGCCATTGATGCCAACTCTCAGCAGGTCATTCGTGAAATCAACGAAGAATGGGCCATCAAACACGCTGCGGCATGGGATGAAGCTGATGCTGCCGGACGCCAGTTCTTCATGGATCAGGGCGGCGAAATCATGGAACTGTCCGCCGAAGAATCCGAAGCATGGATCGTGGCGGCCAAACCTGTTCTAGACGGATATGTCACTGAAACAACGGAAAAGGGTCTTGATGGCAAGGCCATTCTGGAATTTACTCAATCAACACTGAAATAG